In the genome of Halobacterium noricense, one region contains:
- a CDS encoding hydrogenase iron-sulfur subunit codes for MNVGAFVCGCGGAVDLDLEGVREGVRDVDVVASGSLLCTEGLPKVRHVVEEYDLDHLIVTAESDNCKQRYRTVLDDAGLHPEAISFVNHRERGAWVHDEADATDLVARKINAAYAGLREEAPPRTVSREAGDGVVVVGDPEAAEALSDSADVTLLADGKDFADADYDLRDVTIARGRATDVDGVYGEFELQVQAGVTEDCIDCMECVKQGPDEYVTSKPVDVLPGAPNGDWVDCCPTDAIHPEERTVEADQVVYPDASRETRGGRMGFYTGPVDAATVAAVQDLIGGIEKPQFLDVEMDVCAAGGSSQQGCTVCSDACPHGAVSRPTIDSVEFDEVACEGCGACTSACPTGAVRAREPSNERIAREVESMLVETDDSGLLSSSDGIETGVVAFVCDERASRTLDEYGRRARQQDGIEYPPLLPVEVPCADTVGEAHVLHALAVGADGVAIVGCGGDCLHSGPDPKAELVTRVNQATEDLGLGKRTAFFAPEPGEPEAFVEDISRFVELGLDPSPVPTGHEATGIADATTANPEFNTHEWGLESVRAIVPHTDPRDVIRGLESFGRVEVNEDCTFTPTCSNLCPTDALRREDAGLEFDHERCVNCGLCEEGCMEDAIRVDGGLELGLLPEHNDGDAWTTVADGEMRECRRCGKPFTSEASAQKISEEVGDVVAGIAPDADGDVFEYCSDCRAKLVYDT; via the coding sequence ATGAACGTCGGGGCGTTCGTCTGTGGCTGCGGTGGTGCGGTCGACCTCGACCTCGAAGGCGTCCGGGAAGGCGTCCGGGACGTCGACGTCGTCGCGAGCGGGTCGCTCCTCTGTACGGAAGGGCTCCCGAAAGTCCGACACGTCGTCGAGGAGTACGACCTCGACCACCTGATAGTCACGGCCGAAAGCGACAACTGCAAGCAACGATACCGGACGGTGCTCGACGACGCCGGGCTCCACCCGGAGGCAATCTCGTTCGTCAACCACCGCGAGCGCGGCGCGTGGGTCCACGACGAGGCCGACGCGACCGACCTCGTCGCGCGGAAAATCAACGCCGCGTACGCCGGCCTCCGCGAGGAGGCACCGCCGCGAACCGTCTCCCGGGAAGCCGGCGACGGCGTCGTGGTCGTCGGCGACCCCGAGGCCGCCGAGGCGCTCTCGGATTCGGCCGATGTCACGCTGCTGGCCGACGGGAAGGACTTCGCGGACGCCGACTACGACCTCCGCGACGTCACCATCGCTCGCGGCCGCGCCACGGACGTCGACGGCGTCTACGGCGAGTTCGAGCTGCAGGTGCAGGCCGGCGTCACCGAGGACTGCATCGACTGCATGGAGTGCGTCAAGCAGGGGCCCGACGAGTACGTCACGAGCAAGCCCGTCGACGTGCTGCCGGGCGCGCCGAACGGCGACTGGGTGGACTGCTGTCCCACGGACGCCATCCACCCCGAGGAGCGCACCGTCGAGGCCGACCAGGTCGTCTACCCGGACGCGTCCCGGGAGACCCGCGGCGGCCGCATGGGCTTCTACACGGGCCCCGTCGACGCCGCGACCGTCGCGGCCGTCCAGGACTTGATCGGCGGCATCGAGAAGCCGCAGTTCCTCGACGTGGAGATGGACGTCTGCGCCGCGGGCGGGTCCAGCCAGCAGGGCTGTACGGTCTGTTCGGACGCCTGCCCGCACGGCGCGGTCTCCCGCCCCACCATCGACAGCGTGGAGTTCGACGAAGTGGCGTGTGAGGGCTGTGGCGCGTGTACGAGTGCGTGCCCGACCGGTGCAGTGCGCGCCCGCGAACCCTCGAACGAGCGCATCGCCCGCGAGGTCGAGTCGATGCTCGTCGAGACCGACGACTCCGGGCTGCTCTCCTCGTCGGACGGCATCGAGACCGGCGTCGTGGCGTTCGTCTGCGACGAGCGCGCGAGCCGCACGCTCGACGAGTACGGCCGCCGCGCGCGCCAGCAGGACGGCATCGAGTACCCGCCGCTGCTCCCCGTCGAGGTGCCGTGCGCGGACACCGTCGGCGAGGCGCACGTCTTGCACGCGCTCGCCGTGGGCGCGGACGGCGTCGCCATCGTCGGCTGTGGTGGCGACTGCCTGCACTCCGGCCCGGACCCGAAGGCCGAACTCGTGACGCGCGTGAACCAGGCGACCGAGGACCTCGGGCTCGGCAAGCGCACCGCGTTCTTTGCGCCCGAACCCGGCGAGCCGGAGGCGTTCGTCGAGGACATCAGCCGGTTCGTCGAACTCGGCCTCGACCCGTCGCCGGTGCCGACCGGCCACGAGGCCACCGGCATCGCCGACGCGACCACCGCGAACCCCGAGTTCAACACTCACGAGTGGGGGCTGGAGAGCGTGCGCGCCATCGTCCCCCACACCGACCCCCGGGACGTCATCCGCGGGCTGGAGTCGTTCGGCCGCGTCGAAGTCAACGAGGACTGCACGTTCACGCCGACGTGTTCGAACCTCTGCCCGACCGACGCGCTCCGCCGCGAGGACGCCGGCCTGGAGTTCGACCACGAGCGCTGCGTGAACTGCGGGCTCTGCGAGGAGGGCTGCATGGAGGACGCCATCCGCGTGGACGGCGGCCTCGAACTCGGCCTGCTCCCCGAGCACAACGACGGGGACGCGTGGACGACCGTCGCGGACGGCGAGATGCGGGAGTGTCGCCGCTGCGGCAAACCGTTCACCAGCGAGGCGTCCGCACAGAAGATTAGCGAGGAAGTCGGGGACGTCGTCGCGGGCATCGCGCCC